Proteins encoded within one genomic window of Amorphus orientalis:
- a CDS encoding patatin-like phospholipase family protein → MIDTHYNTTCLVLQGGGALGAYQAGVAEVLCEANIDVDWVAGISIGAINAAIIAGNPPEKRVERLRSFWNKVTSGINWPHIPEGDDVRAAYNQVSSMAVMTFGVPGFFQPRFPPPFFQADGSTAAASFYDTTPLKHTLESLVDFDYLNDGPVRLSVGAVNVRSGNFAYFDTAERRIGPEHIMASGALPPGFPPVEIEGELYWDGGLVSNTPLSYIIDSGQYSGTLVFQVDLFSARGPRPRNLQDVNEREKDIRFSSRTRLNTNMFRRMQEARQAISTLLEKLPEDLQNTPEARRLRHFGRHASVNVFHLIYRRKLYDQAFKDYEFSRNTMIDHWKAGASTMRRSLRHTDWFNPPDPEVGFVTHDVDRDAED, encoded by the coding sequence ATGATCGACACCCACTACAACACCACATGCCTCGTGCTGCAGGGCGGCGGCGCGCTCGGCGCCTATCAGGCCGGCGTGGCCGAGGTCCTGTGCGAAGCCAACATCGACGTCGACTGGGTGGCCGGGATCTCGATCGGCGCCATCAACGCCGCCATCATAGCCGGCAACCCGCCCGAGAAGCGGGTCGAGCGGCTGAGGAGCTTCTGGAACAAGGTCACCAGCGGCATCAACTGGCCCCACATCCCCGAGGGCGACGACGTCCGCGCCGCCTACAATCAGGTCTCGTCGATGGCGGTGATGACCTTCGGCGTTCCGGGCTTCTTCCAGCCGCGCTTTCCGCCGCCCTTCTTCCAGGCGGACGGCTCGACCGCGGCGGCGAGTTTCTACGACACCACCCCGCTCAAGCACACGCTGGAATCGCTGGTCGACTTCGACTACCTGAACGACGGTCCGGTCCGGCTCTCCGTGGGCGCGGTCAACGTCCGCAGCGGCAACTTCGCCTATTTTGACACGGCCGAACGGCGCATCGGTCCGGAGCACATCATGGCGTCCGGCGCGCTGCCGCCGGGCTTCCCGCCGGTGGAGATCGAGGGCGAACTCTACTGGGACGGCGGCCTCGTCTCCAACACGCCGCTCTCGTACATCATCGATTCCGGCCAGTATTCCGGAACGCTGGTCTTCCAGGTCGACCTGTTCTCGGCCCGGGGCCCCCGCCCCCGCAACCTGCAGGACGTCAACGAGCGCGAGAAGGACATCCGCTTTTCCAGCCGGACGCGCCTGAACACCAACATGTTCCGGCGCATGCAGGAGGCGCGACAGGCGATCTCCACGCTTCTGGAGAAGCTCCCGGAAGACCTGCAGAACACGCCCGAGGCCCGGCGCCTGCGCCATTTCGGCCGCCATGCGAGCGTCAACGTCTTCCATCTGATCTACCGCCGCAAGCTCTACGATCAGGCGTTCAAGGACTACGAGTTCTCCCGCAACACCATGATCGATCACTGGAAGGCGGGCGCCTCGACCATGCGCCGGTCGCTCCGCCACACCGACTGGTTCAATCCGCCGGATCCGGAGGTCGGCTTCGTCACCCACGACGTCGACCGGGACGCCGAGGACTGA
- a CDS encoding acetoacetate decarboxylase produces MSEDTIRQNAFAMPFTSPAFPKGPYRFTNREFFIVTYRTDPEALAAVIPAPLQVLDPIVKYEFIRMPDSNGFGDYTESGQVIPVSYKGERGAYVHAMYLDDGPPILGGRELWGFPKKYAKPTMQVHKETLVGTLDFGPVRVCTATMGYKHKDLAEADVMPSLTAPNFLLKIVPHVDGTARVCELVKYHMTDIVFKGAWSGPASIEFAHHALAPVAKLPVVEVLGATHILSDLTLGLGEVVHDYLA; encoded by the coding sequence ATCAGCGAAGACACCATCCGGCAGAACGCCTTCGCGATGCCCTTCACCTCCCCCGCCTTTCCCAAGGGGCCCTATCGCTTCACCAACCGGGAGTTCTTCATCGTCACTTACCGGACCGATCCGGAGGCGCTGGCGGCCGTCATTCCCGCGCCGCTGCAGGTGCTGGACCCGATCGTAAAGTACGAGTTCATCCGGATGCCGGATTCCAACGGCTTCGGCGATTACACGGAGTCCGGCCAGGTCATTCCGGTCAGCTACAAGGGCGAGCGCGGCGCCTACGTCCACGCCATGTATCTGGACGACGGGCCGCCGATCCTCGGCGGACGCGAACTCTGGGGCTTTCCCAAGAAATACGCCAAGCCGACCATGCAGGTGCACAAGGAGACCCTGGTCGGCACGCTGGACTTCGGCCCGGTCCGGGTCTGCACGGCGACCATGGGCTACAAGCACAAGGACCTGGCGGAAGCCGACGTGATGCCGTCGCTGACGGCGCCGAACTTCCTCCTGAAGATCGTGCCCCACGTGGACGGCACCGCCCGGGTCTGCGAGCTGGTGAAGTACCACATGACCGACATCGTCTTCAAAGGCGCCTGGTCCGGCCCGGCCTCCATCGAATTCGCCCACCATGCGCTCGCGCCGGTGGCCAAGCTGCCCGTGGTCGAGGTGCTCGGCGCGACCCACATCCTGTCCGACCTGACCCTCGGCCTGGGCGAGGTGGTCCACGACTATCTGGCCTGA
- a CDS encoding outer membrane protein, producing MMPARLAATVLCLLLPVTGWADEARRTGDSQVRLDWTGCYVGIQAGGLFSRQEWLNRTPGGAFYGVSLGDHTASGWLAGGQAGCDYQFPNGVVLGVQGDYAWSDADGSHPSTRETGVVYGSDVTALASMTGRIGYSWDRVLAYVDAGAAWQRDDYWATTTRLGTAYRGSETRQGWTLGAGGEYALTELLSGFVGVRYYQFGSPEIGLTPQIAGLRRAYVDLDESTVVVRAGLNLRLRMK from the coding sequence ATGATGCCCGCACGCCTCGCCGCAACCGTCCTCTGTCTTCTGCTCCCGGTGACGGGATGGGCCGATGAGGCAAGACGAACCGGGGATTCCCAAGTCCGGCTCGATTGGACCGGGTGTTATGTCGGCATCCAGGCGGGCGGGCTCTTCAGCCGCCAGGAGTGGCTCAACCGCACTCCGGGCGGGGCGTTCTATGGCGTTTCCCTCGGCGACCACACCGCATCCGGATGGCTCGCCGGCGGCCAGGCCGGCTGCGACTACCAGTTCCCGAACGGTGTCGTCCTCGGCGTGCAGGGCGACTACGCCTGGTCGGATGCCGACGGGTCCCACCCCAGCACCCGCGAAACCGGCGTGGTCTACGGGAGCGACGTCACCGCGCTCGCCAGCATGACCGGCCGGATCGGATACAGCTGGGACCGCGTCCTTGCCTATGTGGACGCCGGCGCGGCCTGGCAGCGCGACGACTACTGGGCGACCACCACACGGCTCGGCACCGCCTACCGCGGAAGCGAGACCCGACAGGGGTGGACGCTCGGCGCCGGCGGCGAATATGCCCTCACCGAGCTCCTCTCCGGCTTCGTCGGTGTGAGATACTACCAATTCGGGAGCCCGGAAATCGGGCTCACGCCCCAGATCGCCGGACTGCGTCGGGCCTATGTCGATCTGGACGAAAGCACCGTCGTCGTACGGGCCGGACTGAATCTCCGCCTCCGGATGAAATAG
- a CDS encoding ferric reductase-like transmembrane domain-containing protein — MRSARAVLAWAAVAAAVVVPVALAAGSPLLAWRSPVYIAAGFAGVVALGLLLLQPLLIGGYLPGLTPARRRRLHRWVGVALVAALVLHVAGLWITSPPDVIDALLFRSPTPFSAWGVIAMWAVFATALLAALRRPLRIRPRWWRAGHVSLAVVIVAGVAAHALLIEGTMETVSKIVLCGLVVAATVKLLVDLRRRGAQRPGQKNRPRPRSGERSELA, encoded by the coding sequence ATGCGCTCGGCGCGCGCGGTCCTGGCCTGGGCGGCGGTTGCAGCGGCCGTCGTCGTGCCGGTCGCGCTCGCCGCCGGCAGCCCGCTGCTTGCCTGGCGGTCCCCGGTCTACATCGCGGCCGGATTCGCCGGCGTCGTCGCGCTGGGCCTCCTGCTGCTTCAGCCGCTTCTGATCGGCGGCTACCTGCCGGGGCTCACACCGGCAAGGCGCAGGCGGCTGCACCGCTGGGTGGGTGTGGCCCTTGTCGCCGCACTCGTCTTGCACGTGGCCGGGCTCTGGATCACCAGCCCGCCGGACGTGATCGACGCGCTCCTGTTCCGCTCGCCGACGCCGTTCTCCGCCTGGGGCGTGATCGCCATGTGGGCGGTCTTCGCGACGGCGCTGCTGGCCGCCCTGCGCAGGCCCCTGCGCATCCGGCCGCGGTGGTGGCGGGCGGGCCACGTGTCGCTGGCGGTGGTGATCGTCGCAGGCGTGGCGGCCCATGCCCTCCTCATCGAAGGGACGATGGAAACCGTCTCGAAGATCGTGCTCTGCGGCCTGGTGGTCGCGGCGACGGTGAAGCTCCTCGTCGACCTCAGGAGGCGCGGAGCGCAGCGACCGGGACAAAAGAACCGGCCGCGCCCGCGCAGCGGTGAGCGGAGCGAACTCGCGTGA
- a CDS encoding DoxX family protein: MATSNIFPSWLAPRVLSVVRLVAGLLFLQHGLQKLIGIPPTDHAPAMFSLFWFGGIIETVTGALIAIGLFTRPAAFVASGTMAVAYWMVHAPQGPFPANNGGDASILFCFLFFYLIFAGAGPWSADQRKF; encoded by the coding sequence ATGGCAACGTCGAACATCTTTCCGAGCTGGCTGGCACCGAGGGTCCTGAGCGTCGTGCGCCTCGTCGCCGGCCTCCTCTTCCTGCAGCACGGCCTGCAGAAGCTGATCGGCATTCCACCGACCGATCACGCCCCGGCCATGTTCTCGCTGTTCTGGTTCGGCGGCATCATCGAGACCGTCACCGGCGCGCTGATCGCCATCGGCCTGTTCACCCGGCCGGCCGCCTTCGTCGCCTCCGGCACGATGGCCGTCGCCTACTGGATGGTGCACGCGCCTCAGGGTCCGTTCCCCGCCAACAATGGCGGCGACGCGTCGATCCTGTTCTGCTTCCTGTTCTTCTATCTGATCTTCGCCGGCGCCGGCCCGTGGAGCGCCGACCAGCGGAAGTTCTGA
- a CDS encoding alpha/beta hydrolase, translating to MSDLYETVVIPGRADDPRTLLMLHGTGGDAESFAGLARVLSPGTHAIAFQGDVLENGMPRFFRRLREGVYDMDDLARATGKLENAVAEALAGAGRDPAQAILVGFSNGANLIASLLLAEPKAVPRAVLMHPLIPFEIKAEVPLGADVLVTAGRRDPIVPWPMIVRLVEDLRQAGASVDLYDRDGGHEVSEAEIAAIRDWLRRRPLVDRPSGQVVNS from the coding sequence GTGAGCGATCTTTACGAGACTGTCGTCATCCCCGGACGGGCCGACGATCCCCGCACGTTGCTCATGCTGCACGGCACGGGCGGGGATGCGGAGAGCTTTGCAGGACTTGCCCGCGTCCTCTCTCCCGGGACCCATGCGATCGCCTTTCAGGGCGACGTTCTGGAAAACGGGATGCCGCGGTTCTTCCGTCGCCTGCGCGAGGGCGTCTACGACATGGACGACCTGGCGCGGGCGACCGGCAAGCTGGAGAATGCCGTTGCGGAGGCGCTCGCCGGGGCCGGCCGCGATCCGGCGCAGGCGATCCTGGTCGGCTTCTCGAACGGCGCCAACCTGATCGCATCCCTGCTCCTCGCGGAGCCGAAAGCGGTTCCGCGCGCGGTGCTGATGCATCCGCTCATTCCCTTCGAGATCAAGGCGGAGGTGCCGCTCGGTGCCGATGTCCTGGTGACGGCGGGCCGACGGGATCCGATCGTGCCCTGGCCGATGATCGTTCGTCTGGTGGAGGACCTGCGCCAGGCCGGCGCCTCGGTGGATCTCTACGACCGGGACGGTGGCCATGAGGTCTCCGAAGCGGAGATCGCCGCCATCCGCGACTGGCTTCGCCGCCGCCCCCTTGTGGATCGTCCGTCGGGCCAGGTGGTCAATTCCTGA
- a CDS encoding ring-cleaving dioxygenase, protein MSPVNGLHHVTAISSSAQGNVDFFGKHLGLRLVKKTVNFDDPGTYHLYFADEVGTPGSVLTFFPWAGVPSGRAGTGEAGLTQFAVPRGTLDFWKARLEAAAAAPVIDETVFEERRLRSQDPDGFAFALVESDDGRPGWASNGIGADAAVKGFRGVTLTLAETDATKALLTGLMGYSETERDGNLTRLVSPDAAAGVVDLLHAPDQRPAGQGAGRVHHIAFRVADRQEQAAVRETLMAEGFQVTPQIDRNYFFAIYFRSPDGVLFEVATDEPGFATDEPVATLGEALKLPDQHEHLRPLLEKRLPELVV, encoded by the coding sequence ATGTCACCGGTCAATGGTCTCCACCATGTCACGGCAATTTCTTCGTCAGCTCAGGGTAACGTCGATTTCTTCGGCAAACATCTTGGGCTGCGCCTCGTCAAGAAGACGGTCAATTTCGACGACCCGGGCACCTATCATCTCTACTTCGCCGATGAGGTCGGCACGCCTGGATCGGTGCTCACCTTCTTCCCGTGGGCCGGCGTGCCTTCGGGGCGTGCGGGAACCGGCGAGGCCGGCCTGACGCAGTTCGCCGTGCCCCGGGGGACGCTGGACTTCTGGAAGGCCCGCCTGGAGGCGGCTGCGGCCGCGCCGGTCATCGACGAAACGGTGTTCGAGGAGCGCCGTCTGCGCTCGCAGGATCCCGACGGCTTCGCGTTCGCGCTGGTGGAGAGCGACGACGGGCGACCGGGCTGGGCCAGCAATGGCATCGGCGCGGATGCCGCCGTGAAAGGGTTCCGGGGGGTGACGCTTACGCTCGCTGAGACCGACGCCACCAAGGCGCTCCTCACCGGCCTGATGGGCTACAGCGAGACGGAGCGCGACGGGAACCTGACGCGGCTTGTCAGCCCTGACGCGGCGGCCGGCGTGGTCGATCTGCTTCATGCTCCGGACCAACGCCCGGCCGGCCAGGGGGCCGGTCGCGTCCATCACATCGCCTTCCGGGTCGCCGACCGGCAGGAGCAGGCCGCCGTCCGCGAAACGCTGATGGCCGAAGGGTTCCAGGTCACGCCCCAGATCGACCGCAACTACTTCTTCGCCATCTATTTCCGCTCGCCGGACGGCGTGCTGTTCGAGGTTGCCACCGACGAGCCGGGCTTCGCGACGGACGAGCCGGTCGCCACGCTGGGCGAGGCCCTCAAGCTGCCGGACCAGCATGAACACCTGCGGCCGCTTCTGGAGAAGCGGCTGCCCGAGCTCGTCGTCTGA
- a CDS encoding Crp/Fnr family transcriptional regulator: MSVEHATIKQTILDRSFSLEGLDPELAAGLAALARTVKVDPGRTLFHAGDPGNGFYVVLDGSLKVCVNSCAGSEQLLAMLGAGSLVGELSIFDGQPRSATVVAVKPARLAFIEKSAFDRFADDHPAVYRHILHIVGQRLRHSNDALAARSFLPLPGRVAQTLLQLAGSFGRPLENERVLIHYKISQSDIASMSGGARENVSRVLNDWKRGGTISRISGYYCIEDRPTLEAAATL; this comes from the coding sequence ATGTCCGTCGAGCATGCGACCATCAAGCAGACGATCCTGGATCGCAGCTTCTCGCTCGAAGGGCTCGACCCCGAACTCGCGGCGGGACTGGCGGCGCTTGCGCGAACGGTGAAGGTGGATCCGGGACGGACGCTGTTTCACGCCGGCGATCCGGGCAACGGCTTCTATGTGGTGCTCGACGGCTCGCTGAAGGTCTGCGTCAACTCCTGCGCCGGCTCCGAACAGCTTCTGGCTATGCTGGGCGCCGGTTCGCTGGTCGGCGAACTGTCGATCTTCGACGGTCAGCCGCGCTCGGCGACGGTCGTGGCGGTGAAGCCGGCCCGGCTCGCCTTCATCGAGAAATCCGCGTTCGATCGGTTCGCCGACGATCATCCGGCCGTCTACCGGCATATTCTCCACATCGTCGGCCAGCGGCTGCGGCACTCCAACGATGCACTCGCCGCGCGGTCCTTCCTGCCGCTGCCCGGACGTGTGGCGCAGACGCTGCTTCAGCTTGCCGGCAGCTTCGGCCGTCCGCTGGAAAACGAGCGGGTTCTCATCCACTACAAGATCAGCCAGTCCGACATCGCTTCCATGTCGGGCGGGGCGCGGGAGAATGTCAGCCGGGTCCTTAACGACTGGAAGCGCGGCGGCACCATCAGCCGGATCTCCGGCTACTACTGCATCGAGGATCGTCCCACCCTGGAAGCCGCGGCGACGCTCTAG
- a CDS encoding twin-arginine translocation pathway signal: MRPGLIDRRTLLAAGGAALAASASGLLVPARAAGLAPTPSMRGGSNNYRPGAPIVERIGGGGFWMTGTVRRAGDGAPLPGQRIQIWAHTTEGYERDPESHGATLTDENGVFRLEMPQIVPAFGQPHGHLAYDSGDFETVFLRPVMASSSDTSLEAHFVLQPA, encoded by the coding sequence ATGAGACCCGGCTTGATCGACCGCCGCACGCTTCTGGCCGCAGGAGGCGCGGCACTGGCAGCGAGCGCATCCGGCCTGCTCGTTCCCGCCCGCGCCGCCGGCCTTGCGCCGACCCCCTCGATGCGCGGCGGCTCCAACAACTACCGTCCCGGCGCGCCCATCGTGGAGCGGATCGGCGGCGGCGGCTTCTGGATGACCGGCACGGTCCGCCGCGCCGGCGACGGGGCACCGCTTCCCGGCCAGCGCATCCAGATCTGGGCGCACACCACCGAGGGCTACGAGCGCGACCCGGAAAGCCACGGCGCCACGCTCACCGACGAGAACGGCGTATTCCGGCTGGAAATGCCGCAGATCGTGCCGGCCTTCGGCCAGCCGCATGGCCACCTCGCCTATGACAGCGGGGACTTCGAAACGGTCTTCCTGCGGCCGGTGATGGCAAGTTCCAGCGACACCAGCCTCGAGGCCCACTTCGTCCTGCAGCCGGCCTGA
- a CDS encoding L,D-transpeptidase: MTHFKIALTVALGLALAGPASAFESFQGTDRGDWLRYLNQKAEAERGLTLEERREQRRTQIAAVQAGGSAASFRLDPKFMPTTVDYAGPYSPGTIVIDTEDRYLYHVQAGNKARRYGVGVGRPGFEWAGTHRVTRKAEWPGWTPPPQMRKRQPDLPLHMEGGPDNPLGARAMYLGSTLYRIHGSNAPWTIGQAVSSGCIRMRNEDVIELYDQVNVGTRVVVTR; this comes from the coding sequence ATGACTCATTTTAAAATTGCACTGACTGTTGCGCTCGGGCTGGCCCTCGCAGGTCCCGCCTCGGCGTTCGAATCGTTCCAGGGCACCGATCGCGGTGACTGGCTGCGGTATTTGAACCAGAAGGCGGAGGCCGAACGCGGCCTGACGCTGGAAGAGCGGCGCGAGCAGCGCCGGACCCAGATCGCGGCCGTGCAGGCCGGCGGTTCGGCAGCCTCCTTCAGGCTCGATCCGAAGTTCATGCCGACCACGGTGGACTACGCGGGCCCGTATTCCCCCGGCACCATCGTGATCGATACCGAGGACCGGTATCTCTATCACGTGCAGGCCGGCAACAAGGCCCGCCGCTACGGCGTCGGCGTCGGTCGTCCGGGCTTCGAGTGGGCCGGTACCCACCGTGTCACCCGCAAGGCCGAGTGGCCGGGCTGGACCCCGCCGCCGCAGATGCGCAAGCGTCAGCCGGACCTGCCGCTGCACATGGAAGGCGGTCCGGACAACCCGCTCGGCGCGCGCGCCATGTATCTCGGCTCGACCCTCTACCGCATCCACGGGTCGAACGCCCCCTGGACGATCGGTCAGGCCGTCTCCTCCGGCTGCATCCGCATGCGCAACGAGGACGTGATCGAGTTGTACGATCAGGTCAATGTCGGCACCCGCGTGGTGGTGACCCGCTGA
- a CDS encoding AMP-binding protein encodes MQGAAGAGSGSDDTLPKLLVRNAQTLRDRPAMREKDLGIWQTWSWQEVLNEIRRFSLGLSELGIGRGDKVAVVGQNRPRLYWTFAAVQALGGVPVPVYADSITEEMAFVLDHAEVKAAVCEDQEQVDKILDISEQVPSISFVVYDDQRGLRDYDHTRLKSFEDVQALGDAALKADAGRERAWHEQIAAGKGSDLAVILYTSGTTGRPKGVMLSQDNLVISARNATAFDNFDETEEVVAYLPLAWVGDHMFSYAQSYVAGYCVCCPESPETVNDDRREIAPTYFFAPPRVYETLLTAIMVRMEDAGPLKRAMFHALMRHARKVGERILDGESVGLGDRLLYRLGEVLVYGPLKNRMGFTNIRVAYTAGEAIGPEIFRFYRSLGMNLKQLYGQTEASVYITMQPDGTIDADTVGTPPPGVEVKIAESGEVMFRSPGVFVGYFKNDEATKTTKTEDGWVHAGDAGIFTAEGQLKIIDRAKDVGHLNDGSLFAPKYIENKLKFFPNIKEAVAFGHERDFVAVFINIDLIAVGSWAERNNVSYASYQELAGLPRIYEMIAEHVAQVNRDLAAEPMMASSQIKRFLVLHKELDADDGELTRTQKVRRSFIAERYQPLIDALYDGTTEKFVATEVTFEDGRRGVIEANVKIRDAEMFEPAKPSGLSEAAE; translated from the coding sequence ATGCAGGGAGCGGCTGGGGCCGGATCCGGCAGCGATGACACGTTGCCGAAGCTCTTGGTGCGGAACGCGCAGACGCTGCGCGACCGTCCGGCCATGCGCGAGAAGGACCTCGGGATCTGGCAGACCTGGAGCTGGCAGGAGGTCCTGAACGAGATCCGGCGGTTTTCACTCGGGCTTTCGGAACTGGGGATCGGGCGTGGCGACAAGGTGGCCGTGGTCGGCCAGAACCGGCCGCGCCTCTACTGGACCTTCGCCGCCGTACAGGCGCTGGGCGGCGTCCCGGTTCCGGTCTATGCCGACAGCATCACCGAAGAGATGGCCTTCGTGCTCGACCATGCCGAGGTCAAGGCGGCCGTCTGCGAGGATCAGGAGCAGGTCGACAAGATCCTGGATATCTCAGAGCAGGTGCCGTCGATCTCCTTCGTCGTCTATGACGACCAGCGCGGGCTCCGGGACTACGACCACACCCGGCTGAAGAGCTTCGAGGATGTCCAGGCGCTCGGCGATGCGGCGCTGAAGGCCGATGCCGGCCGGGAGCGTGCCTGGCACGAGCAGATCGCGGCGGGCAAGGGATCGGATCTGGCCGTCATCCTTTACACGTCCGGCACCACCGGCCGGCCGAAAGGGGTGATGCTCTCCCAGGACAACCTGGTGATCTCGGCCCGCAACGCCACCGCCTTCGACAATTTCGACGAGACCGAGGAGGTGGTCGCCTATCTGCCGCTCGCCTGGGTCGGCGACCACATGTTCTCCTATGCCCAGAGCTATGTGGCCGGCTACTGCGTGTGCTGTCCGGAAAGCCCGGAGACGGTCAATGACGACCGCCGCGAGATCGCGCCGACCTATTTCTTCGCGCCGCCCCGGGTCTACGAGACACTGCTGACGGCGATCATGGTGCGCATGGAGGACGCCGGACCCCTCAAGCGCGCGATGTTCCACGCTTTGATGCGCCATGCCCGAAAGGTCGGCGAGCGGATCCTCGACGGCGAGAGCGTCGGGCTCGGCGACCGGCTGCTCTATCGTCTCGGAGAAGTGCTGGTCTACGGGCCGCTGAAGAACCGGATGGGCTTCACCAACATCCGCGTGGCCTACACCGCCGGCGAGGCGATCGGCCCGGAAATCTTCCGCTTCTACCGCTCGCTCGGCATGAACCTGAAGCAGCTCTACGGGCAGACCGAGGCGAGCGTCTACATCACCATGCAGCCGGACGGCACCATCGATGCGGACACGGTCGGCACGCCGCCGCCGGGCGTGGAGGTGAAGATCGCCGAGAGCGGCGAGGTCATGTTCCGCTCGCCCGGCGTGTTCGTCGGCTACTTCAAGAACGACGAGGCGACGAAGACGACCAAGACCGAGGACGGCTGGGTCCACGCCGGCGATGCGGGCATCTTCACCGCCGAAGGCCAGCTCAAGATCATCGATCGGGCCAAGGACGTCGGCCATCTGAACGACGGCAGCCTGTTCGCGCCCAAATATATCGAGAACAAGCTCAAGTTCTTCCCGAACATCAAGGAAGCGGTGGCGTTCGGCCACGAGCGCGATTTCGTCGCCGTGTTCATCAATATCGATCTGATCGCGGTGGGCAGCTGGGCGGAGCGCAACAACGTCTCCTATGCCAGCTATCAGGAGCTCGCCGGCCTGCCGCGCATCTACGAGATGATCGCCGAGCACGTCGCCCAGGTGAACCGGGATCTCGCGGCAGAGCCGATGATGGCGTCCTCCCAGATCAAGCGCTTCCTGGTGCTGCACAAGGAACTCGACGCCGATGACGGCGAGCTGACGCGGACCCAGAAGGTGCGCCGCTCCTTCATCGCCGAGCGCTACCAGCCGCTGATCGACGCCCTCTACGACGGGACAACGGAGAAGTTCGTCGCCACCGAGGTGACCTTCGAGGACGGCCGGCGCGGGGTGATCGAGGCGAACGTGAAGATCCGCGACGCGGAGATGTTCGAGCCGGCCAAGCCGTCCGGCCTGTCCGAGGCTGCGGAGTAG
- a CDS encoding DUF2927 domain-containing protein produces MRAVTLLIVGLLAVVPIRAAFAQDGTQASSDEPLTIGRVVNAFSDAELIQGFVRTVFGAEIMRRGQDPETFTTVKKFTGPVRVYIINSAERDFSRQVVEFIRILNQTVHGLSIQAVSSEERANMIVFLVDRAYYRKTIRETLPESFDTSFLRSNDCSAVTGGRAGKGLERAYVYIVANEGRRNFRHCMIEEITQSLGPVNDDVTLPHSIYNDSSRVQGFGVFDWFILSMLYDRRVKNGMTLDEVLPVLPDAIADSRRRLSGVLRTRKLISPNAR; encoded by the coding sequence ATGCGGGCCGTAACTTTGCTGATTGTCGGGCTGCTCGCCGTCGTGCCGATCCGGGCCGCGTTCGCTCAGGACGGGACGCAGGCATCTTCAGACGAACCCCTGACGATCGGCCGGGTCGTCAACGCGTTCTCCGATGCCGAACTGATCCAGGGCTTCGTCCGCACGGTGTTCGGTGCGGAGATCATGCGCCGCGGTCAGGATCCCGAAACGTTCACGACCGTGAAGAAATTCACCGGCCCGGTGCGCGTCTACATCATCAACAGCGCGGAACGCGACTTCTCGCGACAGGTGGTGGAGTTCATCCGGATCCTGAACCAGACGGTTCACGGGCTCTCGATCCAGGCCGTCTCCAGCGAAGAGCGCGCGAACATGATCGTGTTTCTGGTCGACCGCGCCTACTACCGCAAGACGATCCGCGAAACGCTGCCGGAGAGCTTCGACACCAGCTTCCTCAGGTCAAACGACTGTTCCGCCGTGACCGGCGGCCGCGCCGGCAAGGGGCTGGAGCGCGCCTATGTCTACATCGTCGCCAACGAGGGGCGGCGCAATTTCCGGCACTGCATGATCGAGGAGATCACCCAGAGCCTCGGTCCGGTGAACGACGACGTGACGCTGCCGCACTCCATCTACAACGACAGCTCGCGGGTGCAGGGCTTCGGCGTGTTCGACTGGTTCATCCTGTCGATGCTCTACGACCGGCGGGTGAAGAACGGCATGACCCTCGACGAGGTGCTGCCCGTGCTACCGGACGCGATCGCGGATTCGCGGCGGCGGCTGAGCGGCGTGCTGCGCACACGCAAGCTGATCTCGCCGAACGCCCGCTGA
- a CDS encoding DUF2076 domain-containing protein — translation MNPTERDLLDRMFDRIDGASNGPRDAEAEALIAERVARNPEAPYRMAQTIAVQDEALKRAEERIRSLEGQAAPTSGSSLAEEAGAVTGGRRSSVPSAGQRPAGFGAGGFLSGAGQVALGIVGGTLLMEGIRGLMGENGAAEAAEAGAGADQAAQQDAGAGEAAPEDGQDYADAGGAEDFGGDDGGGFLDGLFGGGGDFEL, via the coding sequence ATGAACCCGACGGAACGTGACCTTCTCGACAGGATGTTCGACCGCATCGACGGCGCTTCGAACGGGCCGCGCGACGCGGAGGCCGAGGCGCTGATCGCCGAGCGCGTCGCCCGCAATCCGGAAGCCCCCTACCGGATGGCCCAGACGATCGCGGTTCAGGACGAAGCGCTGAAGCGCGCAGAAGAGAGGATCCGCTCCCTGGAAGGCCAGGCGGCACCGACCTCCGGCTCGAGCCTTGCCGAGGAAGCGGGCGCGGTGACAGGGGGACGCCGTTCGAGCGTGCCTTCGGCCGGCCAGCGACCGGCGGGCTTCGGAGCCGGCGGCTTCCTCTCCGGCGCGGGACAGGTGGCGCTCGGCATCGTCGGCGGCACCCTGCTGATGGAGGGCATTCGCGGCCTGATGGGCGAGAACGGCGCAGCCGAAGCGGCCGAAGCGGGTGCCGGCGCAGATCAGGCCGCCCAGCAGGATGCCGGAGCCGGCGAGGCCGCGCCGGAAGACGGCCAGGACTACGCCGATGCCGGCGGCGCCGAGGACTTTGGCGGCGACGACGGCGGCGGCTTTCTGGACGGCCTGTTCGGCGGCGGTGGCGACTTCGAACTCTGA